The sequence below is a genomic window from Sorangiineae bacterium MSr12523.
CCGCGAAGGGGGACGGATCGTCCAGCTGCCGTTCGAAGCATTCGTCGAGAAGCTGCCCTCCACCGGCTCCGAGCGGCTCGAGGAACGCATTTACAATCCGCTGATTCGGATCGACGACAACATCGCGGTCATCTGGGCATCGTACGATTTCTTCATCGATGGCAAAGTGGACCACTGTGGGACGGACATGATCAACCTCGTCAAACGCGACGGGCGCTGGCTCGTCTCCGGCATCACGGACAACAGTCGCAAAAATTGCCCATCGCGCTGACCCCGGTCCTCGATCAGAAGAGGAAACCGCCAAGGCGCCAAGGACGCCAAGAGGATGGGGGTGCTGACGCGCCAAACACCAAATTCTTGGCGTCTTGGCGGCTCCTCTCTCTCTCTTCCGCGGAAACAATTCAGTGTGCGTTCCGCGCAAGGAGCGCGCACACCTCGGGCGATTTGGCCACGATGACGGTGCGCGGGGCCAGACGGACGACGTGTTCGGCAACCGAACCAAGCACGTGCCCGAGCCCCGTTCGGCCGTGGGTGCCGACCACGATCCATGATGCATGGACATCGGCGGCATACCGCAAAATCTCACGATACGCTTTGCCATAGCGCACGGCCGTCGACACACTCAATTCCGCGGGCAGCATTTTCCCTCGTCTGGCATGGTCAATCTCGGTCGCAACGTACGTTTCGAGCTCTCGTTTCAATTCATCCCATCGATCGACTTCGTGTTGCACGCTGTCGATGCGCTCCACCGTTTCATGCACGTGCAGCACGTGTAGGCTCGCGCAGCGCAGCAAAGGCGCAAGCTCCAGGGCGGTGTCCAGGGCATGTCGTGACGTTTCCGTGAGATCGGTCGCACATAGAAGCATGACGTGTTAGCCCCCTTGCACGACGTTGGCCGTGGTTTTTCGCAACGACGAAGGCATGGCATCGACGAGGCTCACGGCAAATTCCATCGCCGTTTGGGCATTGGCGCGAATGAAGAGACCTTGGTGCTTTGCCTCCAACTCGGCTTTGTCGAAAATGCGATGCGGTTTCGGAAGGGGGCCGGCGAGCACGACCTTCTTTTTCGCGCGCAGCACGCTCGAAATGGCATTTTCGAGCGCGACGAGCCCCGTGGCATCGATGACCGGCACGCGCTCGAGGCGAATCACCAGCACGTGAAACGCGTCCCCGGCCGTGGCGCGAAGCGTGGCGAGGGCCTTTTGCGCGGCCCCGAAGAAGAGCGGCCCATTGATTTCGTAGACCATGACGCCGTCGGGGAGCGACGAAGAGCGGCCACCCTCGCGCGAGGCGTCGAATTCGAAATGCGATTCGGTGAGCTCGGACATACGCCGCATGAACAGAATGGCTGCGAGCACGAAACCAACCGAGACGGCAATGACCATGTCGAAAAAGACCGTCAATCCAAAGCAGGTCACGAGCACGAAGACATCGCTCTTCGGCGCAATTTTCACGACGCCGATGAATCCGTGGATTTCGGACATGTTCCACGCCACGAGGAGCAAGAGCGCCGCGAGCGATGCCATGGGCACGTACGACACGCCGGGGGCCAAAACGAGCATGGCCAAGAGGACGACGACGGCATGTGTGACTGCGGCGAAGGGCGAGCGAGCCCCGGTGCGAATGTTCGTGGCCGTTCGCGCCAGCGCGCCCGTTGCCGCAATGCCACCGAAAATGGGCGCCACCACATTGCCGATGCCCAGCGCCACGAGCTCCGAATTGGGATCGTGTTTCGTATCCGTCATTCCGTCGGCGATGACCGCCGAGAGAAGCGACTCGATGGCACCGAGCATGGCGATGGCGAAGGCCGCGGGAAGTAGATCCTGCACGAGGCCGAATCCCACGCCTCGAACACCCCACGGCATGGAAGGCGACGGCAGGGTGGATGGGATGCCCGCGATTTCCACGCCATCGACGATGGTGTGAAAGCGGCTCCCAATCGTCGCGACCGCGAAGTCCGGATAGGCGCGATGCAGGAGCGCGCTGCCGAGCGACACCGCGCCAATGGCGATGAGCGGAGCCGGTATTCGTTTCACCACGCGCGGAATCAACAGAAGAAGCGCCAGCGTGACCGCCGCCACCCCGAGCTCCCGCGCGCTGGCCGTCGAACGCGCACCCCAGAGGGCCGCGATCTTTCCAATGTACGGATCGGGCATGGTTCCTGCGCGCAGCCCGAAAACGTCCTTGAGTTGCAGGGTGGCGATGACCGTCGCGATGCCGGTCGTGAAGCCCGTGGTTACCGGGTGCGGGATGTATCGAATGAGGTTTCCCAGGCGTGCCATGCCCATGGCGATGAGCATGAGCCCGGCCATGAAGCCCGCGCTGAGCAAGCCCGCGAGTCCATGTTTGCTGGCGATGGGCGCGAGAATCACCACGAACGCGGCCGTGGGGCCCGTGACTTGAAACTTGCACCCACCGAGCAGGGCCACGACCGCGCCCGCCACGATGGCCGTGTAAAGGCCATGCTGCGGCGGAACGCCGACCGCGATGGCCAGCGCCATCGACAGTGGCACCGCGACGATGCCCACGACGGTTCCGGCGAGGAGGTCCGTGCGTAGATCGGTGAGGCGATATCCTTTGGCGAAGACGCGCCGGAGCGCAGCTCCGATGGGCAAGGTGCTTTCTGGGGGATCGGGGGCGGTCATTCTGGGTCTGCGGTGCATCAGCAACCCAGATGCCATCGAGGATTTTTGCCGTTTCCGACCCATGGCTCGGTCCCCGAGCATGCGCGAGCGGCCGATGCGACAATTTGTCGTAGCGATGGACACCGCGCGCGTACGGAGCGACACTCCTGCGCATGCCTCGCATTCTCTCGATCGCGCTCTTGGTCTTGGCGGCCTGCACCTCGTCGGCTCCTCCGAACGCGCACCCCAGCGCGCCCGCGAGCGATGTGGCAATCGAGCGGGTGGCCGCCGTGCATGGTGGCGCAGGCCCTTGGGTGGTCGCGGGATACCGCATGGGGGAATATGCACGCACGAAGCTCGGCCTCGAGCGTGGCAGCTTCGATATGGATATCGTGCACTTTACACCGCGCGAGGTGCAGTATTCGTGCATCGCCGATGGCGCCGCCGCGGCCACGGGCGCGAGCCTCGGCAGATTGAATTTAACGCTTTCGGAGGCGCCCGCTCCCGAGACGCGAACGACCTATCGGCGCAAGTCGACGGGGCAGGCGATCACCTTGCGGGTCACCAAAGCGTTCGCCGCCCGCTATTCCAATGTTCCGCGCGCGAAGCTCGCGGATGCGGGCCGCGAGGTCCTGACCCTGCGCGACGAGGATGTTTTCGAAGTCGTGCCTTCGTAAAATAGACCTTACAACGATCGAGGCGCCACGGCCTTTCGTCGTGCCATGTGCTCTTTGAGTGTTCCGATCATCCACTCGCCCTCGGCCAACGTGGCGCGCGTATGCGCGAGAACCTGGCGCAGCCGGGTTAGCTCGCGTTGTTCGTGTGCGTTGGCCGGCTCGCGTGACCAACGGACGACGTACCCTTCGTAGATCGTTTGCACACCGAGTTCGTCCGCAAAAAACCGACTAAAACGGTCGAGTGTGGCGGCTTCCACCGCATCGCCCTTCGCGGACGCGCCTGCCAACAAGCCAAGTTGTTCGCGTGCGTGGGCCAATCCCTCTTCGACGAGAAGCGCTATGACGGGTAGCGATTCCGTCGGTCGTCGATTCGTGCACTGCATCTTCCCTCCACCATTTTGCGTAATGAATGGCTTGGGTGCCGTTAAGTTGGCATTAAAACGCGGTCAGCTTGCCTGAAAAAAGGCTGCTAACGACCGTTAGTCCTGCTTCGAAACGATTCAATAGTAGGCATTCACGCAAGCACGCTCGCGACGGTCCCAGATGGCGACCACATCGCAACGATCGCTCCCCGCAAAGCCTGTCGAGGGATCTAGCATAACGGTGTGGCTCACGAATAATGATTAATTCATCAACAATGCGTCGAGTGACCATCCGTTGCGAGTTGGACCATAGCGAGCATTAATATCGACGGGCGGGACAAGAAAAGGCCATAAGGCCGGCCACGTTGGCGCACTCATATCCAAATCGCGCGCGATGAAAGCGCGCGAGGAGAGGGTGTCGAAATGATTTGGCAAGATGGTTGGGCTCACGGTTGGGCCGAGGCTCGCGTGCATGATGTGCTTCTCTTGCTCGAGCTGCGCGGAATCGTAATCCCCGACGCGACCCGCCGGCGCATTCGTGCATGCTCCAGCGCTTCGCAGCTGGATGCCTGGTTCATCCGTGCCGCGACGGCCACCAACGCCTCCGAAGTCGTCGACGGTGACGACGGCTTGCGCTCGGTGGGCCACCTTCTACCGCGCCCGACGACCAAAGCCGTTCGCGCCTCCACGCCCGTCGACGACTGAAATCGATCGTACCGATGTGAAATTGTCATTCCCATCCGCAAGCATGGCGCGCCGAAAACCGGACTGAATGCCGCGTGACGCACGTGGGTCCTACGATTTCCCTACTGGATTCATAGGATGTGGTCGCTATTATCGCTTGAACTTATGATTGGAACGATTCAGGTTTGCAGCGACGAGCCGTAAAAATGAGGCGGTAAGGAGGCTTCGTTTGCTGCGAAAAGTCCATAGTCGAGCGCTCGCTCGGTACTTGGGGGAGGCGTGGAGTGAAGGACGTATCGAGGTTCTCGACCAAGTGGTTCACCCCCGATACGTCAACCATCGGGATGCGCAGTCGATGGGGCCCGCGGGGCTGAAACGAATTGCCACGTCGTTGCGCGAGGCATTTCCGGATCTGTGCTGCGACGTTCATGACGAGATTCACGACGGCGATCGCGTGGCCGTGCGCTTTACGATTAGCGGGACGCACACGGGAAATCTGTTTGGGATTGCCCCGACGGGCTGGCGTGTGGAAATCGGCCAGACCATCGTCAAACGCTTTCACGAGGGAAAGATCATCGAGGCCTGGCGCACGGCCTGGTTTACCAACGAGGAACGTCAGCGATATGCGGCTTTGCAGGCTCGCATTGCGGCTTCCGGCACACCCGATTTCGCCATGATTGGCAATGAGTTCGTGCTCGCATTGGCCATGCAAGGCGTGCAACGCTTCGGCGAAGCGCAGCGATCGGGCCTCGACCATGAAGTGCGCCTGGTGAACGAGCGATTGGCGCTCCTTTTCCGACCGGCCGCCGCACCGTCGCCCGGGTTGATCCGGCAGCTCCGTGAGTGCGTTCGCGACGTGCTCGCCAAGGGCGCGGGGCGCACGCTTTCCGTGAGCAGCGTGGCGCGCCAGCTCGGGGTGAGCCAGCGCACCCTTCAGCGCCGCTTGCAGGAGGCTGGGAGCAGCTTCAGCCAAGAAGTGGACGGCGTTCGGCGCGAGCTCGCGTGCTGGTACGTGGCCGATACGGATCGGCCCTTGAGCGAAATCGCATTTCAGCTCGGCTTTACCGAACCGGGATCCTTCTTCCGCACCTTTCGTCGCTGGACCAAGACGACGCCGCGGCGCTTTCGCCTCGGTCGAGCGCATATGGCGCGTGCGGGTGCAAGCGATGGACACGCTTGGATGGGGCTCGCGCACGCGTAAGGAATGGCGTCGGCCGTTCATTCCACGGCCTCCCGGACGTGCGGCAGCGATGACGTAGTGCGGTTTGCGTTCCATGGTCAGCGAAGTTCGGTCTCCAGAACCTCGATGATGGCGGCAATGTCATCGTCGTCGCGGCCCGTGGATTGTGCGCGACGGTAAACGTCCGATGTGGCGCGCAAGAGCGGTGTAGTGGCGCCACATTCGTCCGCCAATTCGCGTGCCCGCGCCAGATGGCCGAACATATGACGGAACGGACCCCGGCCGGGCCGAAAGGATCGTGAGACCATCAACGGCGCCTTGTTGACGAAGGTCGCCGAGGCGGCGGCGCTGGGCGCGAGCACCTCGATCATGCGCTGGGGGTCGAGGCCTGCGTGCACACCGAGGTTGAGCGCTTCGGCGGTCATGAGGTTGTGAACGCAAACCATGGTATTGGCGATGAGTTTCATCTTGGTGGCGGCGCCGAACTCGCCCACGTAGAAATGTTGCTCGGCCATGGCGTCGAAGATGGGCCGTAGCTCGTCGATCACCGCGGCTTCCCCCGATTTGAAGATAACGGCTTTGCGCTCGGCCACTTGGTGGGGCAATCCGCTCACCTCGCAATCGAGCATGATGGCGCCGCGCGCAGCCACGCGCTCCGCCTCGGCGCGTTTGTTGGAAAGAGGATAACTGCTTATGTCGATGATGACCTGCCCCGGACGAAGCACGGGCAACAACGCGTCGATGGTATTTTCCAGTGCGGCTAGGGTGGGTAGGCTCTGGATGATCACACTGGCGGCAGAGACGTGTGCGGCCTTGGTCATGGGGCGGCCACCGCGAGCCACGAATGCGGGATTGGCGCGAATGTCGTAGCCGAGGACCTCGAAACCTTGGGCCAAAAGGTTGGCCGCCATGGGTTCCCCCACATTTCCCAGGCCGATGAACCCCAAAAACGTTTTGCCCGCGTTCATCCCTCGCCGCTTTCGAAAAGTAAACTACACTGAGTAGTGTAATTTGTCGAGGAGGCGACGGACCATGATTGCGACGACACACCTGCGAGGCGTTTTGCTCGAGGCCCCCGATCTGACGACGGCGAAAGTTTTTTACGAGGACGCCTGGGGTCTCGAGTCCCTTCGTTCGAAGGAGGCGGCCGCGCTGTATTTCCGCGGGCGAGGGGACGAGCCGTGGATCTTCGGCTTGACCTCCGGCCCGCGCCGCCGTCTACGGCGGCTGCGGTTGGGGCTTGCCACGCGGGAGCACGTCGACCTTGCATACGCGGAATTGCAGCACGCGGGCGTGACCGTGGTGAGTCCTCCCGTCATGCTCCCGGGGCCGGGTGAATACTATGGTCTGCTCTTCAAGGATCCGGACGGGCAGCTCGTGGAGCTAAGCGCGACGCAGAAAACAGCCGGTCCCGGATGGATCGCCAAGTACCTGCCGGAGCGAATGAGCCACGTCGTGTTGAATTCTCCGAACGCCCGCGATACTGCTCGGTTCTATGTCGACATCCTCGGCTTCGCCGTCTCCGATTGGTACGAGCGCGACGCGATCATTTTCTTGCGTTGCAATCAAGATCACCACTGCATCGGGCTGAGCCAGTGCGAGCAGGCTTCGTTGAATCACGTAGCGTTTTTGGTGGACGATCAAGGAGCCGTTCTCCACGCCGGAGCGCGCGCGGGCAAGCGGGGGGCAAAGTCCATTTGGGGCCCGGGCCGGCATGGGCCCGGCGGGAATGTGTTCGATTACTTCGAAGATCCTTCGGGCTTCGTGGTGGAGTACACCGCCGAACTCATTCAGATTCCACCCGACACGCCGTGGAGCGCCCGGGAGTGGGAGCGCACATCCGCGAATGCGAACGTGTGGGGCACGGGCGGCCCCACGCCCCGAGCGCTCGAATTGATGGCCGGCCCCCGGTAAAATCAGCGAGCACGATCCTCGAACAGAAGAAGGAAGCCGCCAAGGCGGCAAGATTGGTGGATGTGCTGAAGGTGGGGGCGTGATGGAACGGCCCCTCCGCAATTCGAGTCGGAAGAAGCGAGAAGCCATGGTGGAGGCGGCCACTAGGCTGTTTCTCGAATACGGATTCGAAGGCGTCAGCATGGATACCATTGCCGAGCAGGCGAATGTATCCAAGCGGACGCTGTACAATCATTTCAATGACAAATATGCGTTGTTCGAAGCGGTGATGGCGCTGCTCTGCGAATCCGTCCTTCCCTGGCCAGGGCAGCCCAGTCAAGGCATTCAAGGCAGTCAAGGCGGGGGCCTGAATCGCGGAGAGGTGCGCGACACCCTGGAGAAGCTCGGTGTAGCGTTTCTGGGCAGCATCTACGCCCCCATCCAAATCGAGCTTTATCGCACGGTCGTCCACGATACGCGCCGCTTTCCGCAATTGGGCCTGATGATGCTGGAAGGCCCCATTCGGCGATCGCACAAGCTGGTGAGCGAGTACCTGCGCGCGTGGCAGGCGGCAGGAGAAATCGACGTTTCGGACCCCGATTTGGCCGCCGCTCAATTCGTGGGCATGTTGAAGGCCGATGTGCAGATGAAGCTCCTCTTCGACGCACGGCGGAAGGTGTCCCCCGGGGAGATTCGCCGGTTGGCTCGGACGGCCGTGGAGCTCTTTCTGAACGGCGCCGGCCCTAAAAAACGTCGCGCGGCGGTCTCCAAAAAGACACCGCGGCGGTAGCAAGGGCAATCTTGAAAGCTGGAGGTGCTATCCTCCGGCACCGTGCTCGACGTTCTCCGTCATATTTCCAGCCTGGCTTCCTTTGCAGCGCATCGCACGCAGCGCGAGCACGCCGACGGCGCGGTCTTGCGCGAGTTGAGCGCGGTTCCCTTGCCATTGCCCGCGGGGCTCGAGTTGGAATGGCTCGGCACCGCCGGATATCGATTGAGCTACGAGCAGCACACGCTGTTCATCGATCCGTATTTGTCACGCGTGCCGCTGCGCACGGTGCTGCGTCGCGAGCCCGCCTTGCCCGATGAGCCATTGCTCGAGCGGATGCTCGGCGGAATATCGGGCAAGGTCGCCGGCGTGCTCGTGGGGCATTGCCATTTCGATCATGCGCTGGATGTTCCGGCCATTGCGAAACGCTTTCGAACCCAGGCGTACGGCTCCACGTCGCTCGTGCGCCTGATGGAGCTTCACCGCCTTGGCGAATCGGCGGTGAGCGTCGAGCCGCATCGAAGTTACGAACTCGGGCCGTTCACGGTGACCTTCATTCCCAGCGTGCACTCGAAGCTCGTTTTGGGATATCGCGTGCCCTTCGAGGGGGAGCTCACCTGCGAGCACCTCGACGCGCTCTCGCCGGGCGCCTACAAGTGCGGCCAGACCTGGGGGATCCGCGTCGAGGTTGCAGGCACGAGCTTTTACCATCAAGGCAGCGCCAACCTCATCGACGACGAAATTCCTCGCCGCGGTGTCGACATTTTCCTCGCCGGCATTGCCGGCCGCCGGTTCACGCGCGATTACTGGTCGCGCATTCTCGGACGGCTCGATCCCAAGGTGGTCGTGCCCAGCCACTTCGACGATTTCTTCCGTCCGCTGGGCGCCCCTTTTGGGTTCTCCACCAATGTGAACCTCGCGGCATTTCCGGACGAGATTCGCCGAGTGAGCGCCGATTTCACCCTGGCGAGCCTCCCCGTTCGCTCGGTGGCTTAGCGATTCCGGGCGACGCCATATCGCGCCGCCGGCTCACTGTGCGACAAATTCGGGCGCAGCGCCTGACGCGCGGCCTCGAAGGCGTCCCAATCGGCGCTATTGGGCAATGACGGAATGGTGACGAATTCGCCCTGATCCAGTCCTGCCAGTGATGCGTCGACCAGCGCTTCGGCGGACATCACGATTTGCTCGGAAAGTTGCGCAAGCGGTCTGCCGGCGATGTCCCAAAAGTCCGTTGCCGTCGCGCCGGGGATGACGACATGAACGCGAA
It includes:
- a CDS encoding nuclear transport factor 2 family protein, which codes for MPISRNIAALAAGVMTLTLLDGSSHAATPAEQAVLAPFQATLDGIAKRDKAMIRAQLLPGGNATLLREGGRIVQLPFEAFVEKLPSTGSERLEERIYNPLIRIDDNIAVIWASYDFFIDGKVDHCGTDMINLVKRDGRWLVSGITDNSRKNCPSR
- a CDS encoding universal stress protein, with the translated sequence MLLCATDLTETSRHALDTALELAPLLRCASLHVLHVHETVERIDSVQHEVDRWDELKRELETYVATEIDHARRGKMLPAELSVSTAVRYGKAYREILRYAADVHASWIVVGTHGRTGLGHVLGSVAEHVVRLAPRTVIVAKSPEVCALLARNAH
- the dauA gene encoding C4-dicarboxylic acid transporter DauA, whose protein sequence is MTAPDPPESTLPIGAALRRVFAKGYRLTDLRTDLLAGTVVGIVAVPLSMALAIAVGVPPQHGLYTAIVAGAVVALLGGCKFQVTGPTAAFVVILAPIASKHGLAGLLSAGFMAGLMLIAMGMARLGNLIRYIPHPVTTGFTTGIATVIATLQLKDVFGLRAGTMPDPYIGKIAALWGARSTASARELGVAAVTLALLLLIPRVVKRIPAPLIAIGAVSLGSALLHRAYPDFAVATIGSRFHTIVDGVEIAGIPSTLPSPSMPWGVRGVGFGLVQDLLPAAFAIAMLGAIESLLSAVIADGMTDTKHDPNSELVALGIGNVVAPIFGGIAATGALARTATNIRTGARSPFAAVTHAVVVLLAMLVLAPGVSYVPMASLAALLLLVAWNMSEIHGFIGVVKIAPKSDVFVLVTCFGLTVFFDMVIAVSVGFVLAAILFMRRMSELTESHFEFDASREGGRSSSLPDGVMVYEINGPLFFGAAQKALATLRATAGDAFHVLVIRLERVPVIDATGLVALENAISSVLRAKKKVVLAGPLPKPHRIFDKAELEAKHQGLFIRANAQTAMEFAVSLVDAMPSSLRKTTANVVQGG
- a CDS encoding formylmethanofuran dehydrogenase subunit E family protein — translated: MPRILSIALLVLAACTSSAPPNAHPSAPASDVAIERVAAVHGGAGPWVVAGYRMGEYARTKLGLERGSFDMDIVHFTPREVQYSCIADGAAAATGASLGRLNLTLSEAPAPETRTTYRRKSTGQAITLRVTKAFAARYSNVPRAKLADAGREVLTLRDEDVFEVVPS
- a CDS encoding ester cyclase, producing MLRKVHSRALARYLGEAWSEGRIEVLDQVVHPRYVNHRDAQSMGPAGLKRIATSLREAFPDLCCDVHDEIHDGDRVAVRFTISGTHTGNLFGIAPTGWRVEIGQTIVKRFHEGKIIEAWRTAWFTNEERQRYAALQARIAASGTPDFAMIGNEFVLALAMQGVQRFGEAQRSGLDHEVRLVNERLALLFRPAAAPSPGLIRQLRECVRDVLAKGAGRTLSVSSVARQLGVSQRTLQRRLQEAGSSFSQEVDGVRRELACWYVADTDRPLSEIAFQLGFTEPGSFFRTFRRWTKTTPRRFRLGRAHMARAGASDGHAWMGLAHA
- a CDS encoding NAD(P)-dependent oxidoreductase, with the translated sequence MNAGKTFLGFIGLGNVGEPMAANLLAQGFEVLGYDIRANPAFVARGGRPMTKAAHVSAASVIIQSLPTLAALENTIDALLPVLRPGQVIIDISSYPLSNKRAEAERVAARGAIMLDCEVSGLPHQVAERKAVIFKSGEAAVIDELRPIFDAMAEQHFYVGEFGAATKMKLIANTMVCVHNLMTAEALNLGVHAGLDPQRMIEVLAPSAAASATFVNKAPLMVSRSFRPGRGPFRHMFGHLARARELADECGATTPLLRATSDVYRRAQSTGRDDDDIAAIIEVLETELR
- a CDS encoding VOC family protein — protein: MIATTHLRGVLLEAPDLTTAKVFYEDAWGLESLRSKEAAALYFRGRGDEPWIFGLTSGPRRRLRRLRLGLATREHVDLAYAELQHAGVTVVSPPVMLPGPGEYYGLLFKDPDGQLVELSATQKTAGPGWIAKYLPERMSHVVLNSPNARDTARFYVDILGFAVSDWYERDAIIFLRCNQDHHCIGLSQCEQASLNHVAFLVDDQGAVLHAGARAGKRGAKSIWGPGRHGPGGNVFDYFEDPSGFVVEYTAELIQIPPDTPWSAREWERTSANANVWGTGGPTPRALELMAGPR
- a CDS encoding TetR/AcrR family transcriptional regulator, whose translation is MERPLRNSSRKKREAMVEAATRLFLEYGFEGVSMDTIAEQANVSKRTLYNHFNDKYALFEAVMALLCESVLPWPGQPSQGIQGSQGGGLNRGEVRDTLEKLGVAFLGSIYAPIQIELYRTVVHDTRRFPQLGLMMLEGPIRRSHKLVSEYLRAWQAAGEIDVSDPDLAAAQFVGMLKADVQMKLLFDARRKVSPGEIRRLARTAVELFLNGAGPKKRRAAVSKKTPRR
- a CDS encoding MBL fold metallo-hydrolase, with protein sequence MLDVLRHISSLASFAAHRTQREHADGAVLRELSAVPLPLPAGLELEWLGTAGYRLSYEQHTLFIDPYLSRVPLRTVLRREPALPDEPLLERMLGGISGKVAGVLVGHCHFDHALDVPAIAKRFRTQAYGSTSLVRLMELHRLGESAVSVEPHRSYELGPFTVTFIPSVHSKLVLGYRVPFEGELTCEHLDALSPGAYKCGQTWGIRVEVAGTSFYHQGSANLIDDEIPRRGVDIFLAGIAGRRFTRDYWSRILGRLDPKVVVPSHFDDFFRPLGAPFGFSTNVNLAAFPDEIRRVSADFTLASLPVRSVA